A single region of the Alosa alosa isolate M-15738 ecotype Scorff River chromosome 6, AALO_Geno_1.1, whole genome shotgun sequence genome encodes:
- the LOC125296106 gene encoding BAH and coiled-coil domain-containing protein 1 — translation MEGRDFAAPAHLLSERSALVHRAATRISSAGHSSVQHASHFPAGKYYPSHIQMPSHSGSGLVGNSSSSFMGSFLASGLGSAPSHPPHPSRPPSSPSSHSSTSQIWFPHSHEAATGYPRFSGTLTHTFLPMGPLDHHANSGVLYGQHRFYDTQKENFYLRGLPSQPLLSANHSMPPISRVGQGGGSSAKTPERGMSVSSRQKEPMSSKQEAKQRQQHQSHQLQQTQTPQSGPGQHQHPQQPTHPQAQRLHQHTPQPPHQHPHHGHHHHHHHHHHHHQHPATHPALSMEDGSMHPGAPHPQAVATPLSACLLNSKSPSSHCGGGGSGGGSGGGGGSGSGGGGGGGGSKSSSCGEGVGGPFPDRVRGEMRISEQPSVADCVQRKQGLQHSLPYAALPPHTLPPAGSAGHPRGFHCLQFHPHHPHAHGHYNPPHPELLYPHPPAPLPNPPMPHRTGPALVEQKAAVPTFGPTVRQPGEKANGSFQLGSPECHVIGSGGGSAKEKALQKSGGSDGHAQAWHRKQMSYRKAEKGPDWALSHQQLQQQQQQQQQQQQQQQQQQQQQQQQQQQQQQQQQQQQQQQQAAQLQSRTPQASPARSRSVDPDPSRAPPAQQPKASHQQQQQQQQQQLYVTAQAYRDCSHPGPPPNHSPLTAKPLDGRSGGGSGSCSMQRDGQKVARIRHQQHGRTGSGTPGLEPAPTNGGHDPKRKIDLTHNPAHSLNPSTNQNQTHHNHNPNHSHNTNHNPNHSHNTNHNHNTSHNPNPNLQYSYSRQGHPPPEVQPWPTTPQRPDTQRQQQQSAVYMSSISANGARQHPAMAPPVPVPVPLAPGPGPPAIPPAPALAHRPPQGPPQGTPQGPAQGPPQGPPATDTGAMKNLLKYTTQQQQQQPLSQKTPFGGLGSLKTSCSLQGTKPVLPPRRSSSSDGQRADCGGRGRELSETVHGEGEVRQPPVGIAVAVARQREPPCRMTDSQSRGRGQPAVKESPSEEDRGRMRDHMALHRDTFIRDNKDRLEFARIHPSNSCHGDFSSHLMGSGGSALQEQTAHAHSAHHHWMAQTGSPSLWMSGHSYTGLSHSALHQSLPPGFPASVPPPLQPVLPLPQDPPALVMLPPDNSTHTASHLDVMDSSALWPPVFRPQGPAHMQHPAVFSRQQLLRQQELYALQQQQQHQSQQPHRNNNHAQVQRKPEEGAVELQDILSEPRSPAGGQHFYNQSSMAAPTTHLSPCCQSPCLRPHPQSTPSTPCPAISPSPSLPPKSAEPQGQPPHDYPQSLEPDLPPGYTYPAMNIAYRGDPSPQDVPLAEPADLNAVQAEPTEHDPPTLSGLGEEFECQTVRPLPQQEVVKAVEERAAQEEEVEEEEEKQLSGSGGVGVAVAVGSMVIGCCAPLELDPATRPVSPAAEASPSSDPACEPAVTFDPMVTSDPSVATSTPVICDSAEISEPLATSDPSDACELPIPPHPSATGETTVHPDSIAVVVEPEDTTSDTTANCHPATTSEPLTNCEDEGSCEALEPKGENEPLEDTQDAACVNGKEEARSDSLSCWSLELLIAAAFCGDAPPPSPAPLTPSSPPHHGMELLSELAELQLHSYSTANSQEGDGLTFDLRSLATLAVARALELGSVEKLRDAGKPCLARRAINLRRKCSWTPRHEQAGPVKVGMEAGDGEELAMRMRLAELQRRYREKQRELAKLQRKHENQKEEPPRSPVRRGPGRPRKRKLAPSLSPAASTDTQRRGKSMPSGFCLSGGPQKKRTKPSSQDFGRLSSTESSSVGREKRGSDQQVCVLRQKRGRRPREGAAMERHTNTTNESEGQSDTDSWQGGVANKGRSRRKSPASSSSSSRPQLSRPGRPRRIRQEVMSPSDSQSSGQEDEEVDSYDSDDGQDLRAPPLSEAPSALTVTGATPSSVVKLEANQKARKKRERQELYGCVGVFAAGEEVKVRRSAPCGKRAVTAVKRRVGRPRREPTDFLTSSSSSERLKRATRRSTVLRRSSWSALCDVSLRSQRSRERQARSVSQLLRNLAADEDCTLEGDSSFSEEESKVTLPNCVLTKDLLMDGLNILISKEDELLYAARVHNYNPPDCYSVFVDGERGGHAKIYSREKLLQGAVLDVSPKTEAMLREGTRVCAYWSERSRCLYPGYVRRGGAWAGADGKMGGVMVEFDDGDRGRISLGHIRLLPPSYQIQYVQPDRHLLDGCGIGRQTSAPSLQSEAAFVQKPKRGRPKGSGKKKLTNSTAPVLSWPPVCTRRSKENLFQLGLPRSSRLAQPPTSALAPVHSLFSSRSFEVDSFSSIAKSYGCSSSFCSPAPGSAPGSHRDPRSSGGGVSSRRRRVEVGEASRSGRRPEFMVKLDHEGVTEAKTKSGKVLQAQRDGAGGGGGGGRGGGVVAVSVSRPEAYAHPVLLVEENRRDGRSGPELLLKGALLHRKLSPPSPPPPVLRRAECGRSWGGRSCDPYPSLGEGQKRTSSSGDDDDGNDIASVRSLPVTRLSSPVVLLLLFLGLVFVFGLVLQLQPLLLGQRLVLELGRRRGLAPAHAAQLYAFPACFAPATRPSDGILLRALLRGQGSDHVQQQQQQPCSQQEEERPAAVTVQPS, via the exons GCAGTGGACTGGTGGGAAACTCGTCCTCCTCCTTCATGGGCTCCTTCCTGGCCAGTGGCTTGGGCTCGGCCCCGTCTcaccctccccatccctccaggcctccatcctccccctcctcccactccaGCACCTCGCAGATCTGGTTCCCCCACTCACATGAAG CGGCTACAGGGTATCCTCGTTTCTCAGGGACACTCACCCACACCTTCCTTCCCATGGGCCCTTTGGATCACCATGCCAACAGTGGCGTCCTCTATGGCCAACACCGTTTCTATGACACCCAAAAAG AGAATTTCTACTTGAGAGGGCTACCCTCTCAACCTCTCCTATCGGCCAATCATAGCATGCCACCAATCTCCAGGGTGGGGCAAGGGGGAGGTTCTAGTGCAAAAACCCCTGAGCGAGGCATGTCCGTGTCTAGCCGGCAAAAGGAGCCAATGAGCAGCAAGCAGGAAGCCAAGCAGAGACAGCAGCACCAATCCCATCAGCTCCAGCAGACGCAGACTCCGCAGAGCGGCCCAGGCCAACACCAACACCCCCAGCAACCCACCCACCCGCAGGCCCAGCGGCTGCACCAGCACACCCCGCAGCCCCCGCATCAGCACCCGCACCacggccaccaccaccaccaccaccaccaccaccaccaccaccagcaccccgCCACGCACCCCGCACTCAGCATGGAGGACGGCAGCATGCACCCGGGAGCCCCGCACCCTCAGGCAGTGGCCACGCCGCTCAGTGCCTGCCTGCTCAACAGCAAATCTCCCAGCAGCCACTGCGGCGGTGGAGGCAGCGGAGGTGGCAGCGGAGGTGGCGGCGGTAGCGGCAGCGGTGGTggaggcggcggcggcggctccAAGAGCTCCAGCTGTGGCGAGGGCGTCGGGGGCCCGTTCCCGGACCGTGTGCGGGGCGAGATGCGGATCAGCGAGCAGCCGAGCGTGGCAGACTGCGTCCAGCGCAAGCAGGGCCTGCAGCACTCGCTGCCGTACGCCGCCCTTCCGCCGCACACactgccccctgctggcagCGCCGGGCACCCGCGGGGCTTCCATTGCTTGCAGTTCCACCCGCACCACCCTCACGCACACGGACACTACAACCCCCCTCACCCGGAGCTCCTCTACCCCCACCCGCCCGCACCCTTACCCAATCCCCCCATGCCCCACAGGACTGGCCCTGCACTGGTTGAGCAGAAGGCCGCCGTGCCAACATTCGGGCCAACTGTCAGGCAGCCCGGTGAAAAGGCCAATGGGTCTTTTCAACTGGGCAGCCCGGAGTGCCATGTTATTGGCAGTGGGGGTGGCAGTGCCAAAGAGAAGGCTTTGCAGAAGAGTGGTGGCAGCGATGGGCATGCTCAGGCGTGGCACAGAAAGCAGATGTCCTACaggaaggcagagaaaggccCCGACTGGGCTCTCAGCCATCAACAGctccaacagcaacaacaacaacaacagcaacagcaacaacagcaacagcaacagcaacagcagcaacaacagcaacaacagcaacagcagcaacagcagcagcaacagcagcagcagcagcaggcggcTCAGCTTCAGAGCAGGACCCCACAGGCGTCCCCCGCACGCTCCCGCAGCGTAGATCCAGACCCCTCTAGAGCCCCTCCAGCTCAGCAGCCCAAAGCcagccaccagcagcagcagcagcagcagcagcagcagctctacGTCACCGCTCAGGCCTACAGGGACTGCTCGCACCCGGGGCCCCCTCCAAACCACTCGCCCCTGACGGCTAAACCTCTGGATGGACGCAGCGGTGGCGGGAGCGGCAGCTGTTCCATGCAGAGGGACGGGCAGAAGGTCGCCCGAATCCGGCACCAGCAGCACGGCCGAACAGGCTCCGGCACACCTGGTCTGGAACCAGCGCCGACTAATGGAGGTCACGACCCCAAGAGAAAGATAGACCTGACCCACAATCCGGCCCACAGCCTCAATCCCAGCACCAACCAGAACCAAACTCACCACAACCACAACCCTAACCACAGCCACAACACCAACCATAACCCCAATCATAGTCACAATaccaaccataaccataacactAGCCATAACCCAAACCCAAACCTGCAGTACAGCTACTCTCGGCAAGGGCATCCGCCTCCAGAGGTGCAGCCATGGCCCACTACTCCCCAGCGGCCAGACacccagcggcagcagcagcagtcggcGGTCTACATGAGTTCCATCAGTGCTAATGGAGCCAGACAGCACCCTGCCATGGCCCCCCCTGTTCCTGTTCCAGTCCCTCTAGCCCCTGGGCCCGGTCCCCCAGCCATTCCTCCTGCCCCAGCCCTGGCACACAGGCCTCCCCAAGGCCCCCCCCAAGGGACTCCCCAAGGCCCCGCCCAAGGGCCCCCCCAAGGGCCTCCAGCGACAGATACAGGGGCCATGAAGAACCTACTGAAGTACAccacccagcagcagcagcagcagcctctcTCCCAGAAGACTCCGTTCGGAGGACTGGGGAGCCTGAAGACCAGCTGCTCCCTGCAGGGCACCAAGCCTGTGTTGCCGCCCCGGAGGTCGTCGTCCAGCGACGGTCAGCGGGCCGACTGCGGCGGGCGAGGCCGCGAACTGAGCGAGACTGTGCACGGCGAGGGGGAGGTGCGGCAGCCGCCCGTGGGGATCGCTGTTGCCGTGGCGAGGCAGCGGGAGCCTCCCTGCCGTATGACGGACAGCCAGAGCAGGGGGAGAGGGCAGCCTGCCGTGAAGG AGTCTCCATCCGAGGAGGACAGGGGGAGAATGAGGGACCATATGGCTCTTCACAGAGACACGTTTATCAG GGATAATAAGGACAGGCTGGAATTCGCTCGGATTCATCCCTCCAACAGTTGCCATGGAGACTTCAGCTCTCACCTCATGGGGTCAGGCGGGTCCGCTCTGCAGGAGCAaactgcacacgcacactccgCTCACCACCATTGGATGGCGCAGACAGGAAGCCCCTCCCTCTGGATGTCTGGCCACTCTTATA CAGGTCTGAGTCACTCTGCGCTGCACCAGAGCCTCCCTCCTGGCTTCCCGGCATCTGTGCCGCCCCCCCTGCAGCCTGTTCTCCCGCTGCCCCAGGACCCCCCGGCCCTGGTCATGCTGCCCCCtgacaacagcacacacaccgcCTCACACCTCG atgtgatgGACTCCTCGGCTCTCTGGCCTCCGGTGTTCCGGCCTCAGGGTCCAGCCCACATGCAGCATCCCGCTGTGTTCTCCCGCCAACAGTTACTACGGCAACAAGAGCTGTATGCactccagcagcagcaacaacaccaGAGCCAGCAGCCACATAGAAACAACAATCACGCACAG GTCCAGAGGAAGCCAGAAGAGGGTGCTGTGGAGCTGCAGGACATCCTGTCCGAGCCACGGAGTCCCGCGGGGGGTCAGCACTTCTACAACCAGTCCAGCATGGCGGCCCCCACCACGCACCTCTCCCCCTGCTGCCAGTCGCCCTGTCTTCGGCCGCACCCTCAGAGCACGCCGTCCACCCCCTGTCCCGCCATCAGCCCGTCTCCCTCGCTGCCCCCCAAATCGGCAGAGCCACAGGGTCAACCTCCGCACGACTACCCACAATCCCTAGAGCCGG ACCTGCCCCCAGGTTATACATATCCTGCCATGAACATCGCCTATAGGGGAGACCCCTCCCCTCAGGACGTGCCATTGGCTGAGCCTGCTGATTTGAATGCCGTTCAAGCCGAACCTACAGAGCATGACCCGCCCACTCTCTCTGGTCTGGGGGAGGAGTTTGAGTGTCAGACAGTGAGACCCCTCCCACAACAGGAAGTAGTGAAGGCGGTGGAGGAGAGGGCGGCCcaagaggaagaggtggaggaggaggaggagaagcagtTAAGTGGGTCGGGTGGTGTGggcgtggctgtggctgtggggAGCATGGTGATTGGCTGCTGCGCTCCTTTGGAGCTTGACCCAGCCACCCGTCCGGTCAGTCCTGCTGCAGAGGCGTCTCCCAGCAGCGACCCAGCCTGCGAACCCGCTGTCACCTTCGACCCGAtggtgacctctgacccttCAGTGGCCACTTCCACTCCAGTCATCTGTGACTCCGCCGAGATCTCTGAACCCCTGGCGACGTCCGACCCCTCGGATGCCTGTGAACTCCCGATCCCACCACACCCGTCAGCCACCGGCGAGACCACAGTCCACCCGGACTCCATCGCCGTCGTCGTGGAGCCGGAGGACACAACGTCAGACACAACAGCCAACTGTCACCCTGCCACGACCTCTGAACCCCTGACGAACTGCGAGGATGAAGGCAGCTGTGAGGCCCTGGAGCCGAAGGGAGAGAATGAGCCTTTGGAGGACACCCAGGATGCAGCGTGTGTCAACGGCAAGGAGGAGGCGCGCAGTGATTCGCTGAGCTGTTGGAGTCTGGAGCTACTGATCGCTGCGGCCTTCTGTGGGGATGCGCCGCCCCCATCCCCCgcacccctcaccccctccaGCCCACCGCACCACGGCATGGAGCTGCTCAGCGAGCTGGCAGAGCTGCAGCTACACAGCTACAGCACCGCCAACAGCCAGG AGGGGGATggcttgacctttgacctgcgGAGTCTGGCGACGCTGGCAGTGGCCCGTGCCCTGGAGCTGGGCTCGGTAGAGAAGCTGAGGGATGCTGGGAAGCCCTGCCTCGCCCGGCGAGCCATCAACCTGCGCAGGAAGTGCAGCTGGACCCCTCGCCACGAACAG gctggTCCAGTGAAGGTGGGCATGGAGGCGGGCGATGGAGAAGAGCTGGCAATGCGGATGAGACTGGCAGAGCTGCAGCGGCgctacagagagaaacagagagagctgGCCAAACTACAGAGGAAGCACGAGAAcca aaaagAGGAGCCTCCCCGCAGTCCTGTCCGACGGGGACCAGGTCGGCCCCGTAAGCGTAAGCTGGCCCCAAGCCTCAGTCCCGCTGCCTCCACAGACACCCAGAGAAGAGGAAA ATCGATGCCATCAGGCTTCTGTCTGTCTGGAGGGCCTCAGAAGAAGAGGACCAAGCCCAGCAGCCAGGACTTTGGGCGTCTCAGCTCCACAGAG aGCTCGTCTGTGGGTCGTGAGAAACGAGGATCTgaccagcaggtgtgtgtgctgaggcagAAACGAGGCAGAAGGCCAAGAGAGGGAGCAGCCATGGAAAGACACACTAACACCACCAACGAGTCAGAGGGGCAGAGtgacacag acaGCTGGCAGGGCGGAGTCGCTAATAAAGGCCGCAGCAGGAGGAAGAGTCCtgcttcatcatcatcatcctcacgACCACAGCTATCTAGACCCGGGCGCCCACGGCGCATCAGGCAGGAAGTGATGTCACCTTCCGACAGCCAATCATCTGGGCAGG AGGATGAAGAGGTGGACAGCTatgacagtgatgatggacAGGACCTCAGAGCTCCGCCTTTGAGTGAAGCTCCGTCAGCCTTAACGGTGACAGGTGCCACGCCTTCCTCGGTGGTGAAGCTGGAGGCCAATCAGAAGGCccggaagaagagagagagacaggagctCTATG GGTGTGTGGGCGTATTTGCCGCAGGCGAGGAGGTGAAGGTGAGGAGGAGTGCCCCCTGTGGGAAACGAGCGGTCACTGCAGTCAAGAGGAGAGTGGGGAGGCCACGGCGCGAACCCACCGACTTCCTGACCTCCTCCAGCAGCAGCGAGAGGCTCAAGAGGGCCACACGGAGGAGCACTGTACTCAgg AGGAGTAGCTGGTCTGCACTCTGTGACGTGTCTCTGAGGAGCcaaagaagcagagagagacag gctcGATCAGTGAGTCAGCTTCTGAGGAACCTGGCCGCAGATGAAGACTGCACACTAGAGGGCGATAGCAGCTTCtcagaggaggagagcaaag ttACGCTACCTAACTGTGTCCTGACCAAAGACCTGCTGATGGATGGACTGAATATATTGATCTCTAAAGAGGACGAGCTTCTGTATGCTGCAAGAGTCCACAACTACAATCCACCAGACTG TTACAGTGTGTTcgttgatggagagagaggcggCCATGCTAAGATCTACTCACGGGAGAAACTACTCCAGGGGGCG gttttgGACGTGTCTCCAAAGACTGAGGCGATGTTGAGAGAGGGGACAAGAGTGTGTGCTTACTGGAGCGAGCGCTCTCGATGCCTCTACCCTGGCTATGTTCGCAGAG GTGGTGCATGGGCGGGGGCTGATGGGAAGATGGGTGGGGTCATGGTGGAGTTTGACGATGGAGACCGCGGGCGGATCTCTCTGGGTCACATACGCCTGCTGCCGCCTTCCTACCAGATCCAAT atGTGCAACCAGACCGCCACCTGCTGGATGGTTGTGGAATAGGCAGACAAACTTCAGCACCGTCTCTGCAGAGTGAGGCTGCTTTTGTTCAGAAACCAAAGCGAG GGAGACCCAAAGGGTCTGGGAAGAAGAAGCTGACCAATAGCACAGCACCGGTGCTGAGCTGGCCCCCCGTCTGTACCAGGAGATCCAAGGAGAACCTGTTTCAGCTGGGACTCCCCAGGAGCTCGCGCCTCGCCCAGCCGCCCACCTCGGCCTTGGCCCCCGTCCACAGCCTCTTCAGCAGCCGCTCCTTCGAGGTGGACTCCTTCAGCAGCATCGCCAAGAGCTACGgctgctcctcctctttttGCTCCCCGGCTCCGGGCTCGGCCCCCGGGAGCCACAGGGACCCCAGAAGCAGCGGCGGCGGCGTCTCCTCTAGGAGGAGGCGCGTGGAGGTGGGCGAGGCGTCCAGGAGCGGTCGGAGGCCGGAGTTCATGGTCAAGCTGGACCACGAGGGCGTGACGGAGGCCAAGACCAAGAGCGGTAAAGTCCTGCAGGCTCAGAGAGacggagcaggaggaggaggaggaggaggaagaggagggggagtggTGGCAGTGAGTGTGTCCAGACCGGAGGCCTACGCCCACCCCGTGCTGCTGGTGGAGGAGAACCGCAGGGACGGACGCTCGGGGCCCGAGCTGCTGCTGAAGGGGGCGCTGCTCCACAGGAAGTTGTCACCACCGTCGCCGCCACCGCCGGTTCTGCGGAGAGCCGAGTGCGGGCGGTCCTGGGGCGGCCGGAGTTGCGACCCCTACCCCAGCCTGGGCGAGGGGCAGAAGAGGACGAGCTCCTCAGGCGACGACGACGACGGCAACGACATCGCCAGCGTCAGGTCACTACCTGTCACGCGTCTCTCGTCGCctgtcgtcctcctcctcctcttcctcgggCTCGTCTTCGTCTTCGGGCTCGTCCTCCAGCTCCAGCCTCTGCTCCTCGGACAACGACTCGTCCTGGAGCTCGGACGACGACGAGGGCTCGCCCCCGCTCATGCTGCGCAGCTGTATGCCTTCCCAGCATGCTTTGCTCCCGCCACCCGCCCCTCCGACGGCATTCTCCTCCGGGCGCTCCTTCGTGGCCAAGGCAGTGACCATgtccaacagcagcagcagcagccctgtAGCCAACAGGAAGAGGAAAGACCTGCTGCTGTCACTGTCCAGCCCTCCTAG
- the fscn2a gene encoding fascin-2a, with amino-acid sequence MPTNGISKALKLQFGLINHQSRYLTAETFGFKVNASGSSLKKKQIWTLEQDEQDSQVVFLRSHLGRYLASDKDGKVSCGAESPTGDCRFLIVAQSDGRWALQSEPHLRYFGGSADYLSCFAQVIGETELWAMHLALHPQASLLSVARKRYAHLSRPDSEISVDSNIPWGVDSLVTLLYQDGKYCLKTCDSRFLCSDGKLVKESNPKTSFTLELKSGKLAFKDSDGKYLTPMGPTGTLRSGRCSKPGKDELFDLEESHPQVVFQAANNRFVSTRQGVSISANQDVETDMETFQMEIDKETKKCMFRTNGGNYWTLVSHGEIQSTATEIEANTMFDIQWLDRRVALKASNGKFVCTKKNGQLAAVSDSVGEDEQFLMKLINRPILILHGENGFVCHHKSSNTLDANRSVYDIFALLFSDGAYHIKSGSGKFWYVSSSGLVCSDGDKPEDFFLEFLEHGRIGIKSKSGKYLRGDQGGTLKGDANKVDVSSLWEY; translated from the exons ATGCCCACCAATGGGATCAGCAAGGCCCTTAAGCTCCAGTTCGGCCTCATCAACCACCAGAGCCGCTACCTGACGGCCGAGACCTTCGGCTTCAAGGTGAACGCCTCGGGCTCCAGCCTGAAGAAGAAGCAGATCTGGACGCTGGAGCAGGACGAGCAGGACAGCCAGGTGGTGTTCCTGCGCTCGCACCTGGGCCGCTACCTGGCGTCGGATAAGGACGGGAAGGTGAGCTGCGGCGCCGAGAGCCCCACAGGCGACTGCCGCTTCCTGATCGTGGCGCAGAGCGACGGCCGCTGGGCACTGCAGTCCGAGCCGCACCTGCGCTACTTCGGCGGCTCGGCCGACTACCTGTCGTGCTTCGCGCAGGTCATCGGCGAGACGGAGCTATGGGCCATGCACCTGGCCCTGCACCCGCAGGCCAGCCTGCTGAGCGTGGCCCGCAAACGCTACGCCCACCTGTCGAGGCCCGACAGCGAGATCTCGGTGGACAGCAACATCCCCTGGGGAGTGGACTCGCTGGTCACGCTCCTCTACCAGGACGGCAAGTACTGCCTGAAGACCTGCGACAGCCGCTTCCTCTGCTCCGACGGCAAGCTGGTCAAGGAGAGCAACCCGAAAACCAGCTTCACGCTGGAGCTCAAGTCCGGCAAGCTGGCCTTCAAGGACTCGGACGGGAAGTACCTGACGCCCATGGGCCCCACGGGCACGCTGCGCTCTGGACGCTGCTCCAAACCGGGCAAGGACGAGCTTTTCGACCTAGAGGAGAGCCACCCGCAGGTGGTGTTCCAGGCAGCTAATAATCGATTTGTTTCCACACGTCAAG GAGTGAGCATATCTGCCAATCAGGATGTGGAAACAGACATGGAGACCTTTCAGATGGAGATTGATAAGGAGACCAAGAAGTGCATGTTCAGGACCAACGGGGGGAACTATTGGACTCTTGTGTCACATGGAGAAATCCAGTCCACAGCTACAGAGAT AGAGGCGAACACCATGTTTGACATCCAGTGGCTTGACCGCAGGGTGGCCCTGAAGGCAAGTAATGGGAAGTTTGTCTGCACTAAGAAGAACGGCCAGCTGGCTGCGGTCAGTGATtcagtgg GAGAGGACGAGCAGTTCCTGATGAAACTCATTAATAGGCCCATCCTAATCCTCCATGGGGAGAACGGCTTTGTGTGCCACCACAAAAGCTCCAACACTCTGGACGCCAACCGCTCCGTCTATGACATATTCGCTTTGCTCTTTAGTGATGGTGCATATCATATCAAAT CAGGTAGTGGGAAGTTCTGGTATGTGTCCAGCAGTGGGTTGGTCTGCTCCGACGGGGACAAGCCCGAGGACTTCTTCCTGGAGTTCCTGGAGCACGGACGCATCGGCATCAAGAGCAAGAGTGGCAAGTACCTGCGGGGGGACCAGGGGGGCACACTGAAGGGAGATGCCAACAAAGTCGACGTGTCCTCGCTATGGGAATACTGA